The Thiosulfativibrio zosterae genome has a window encoding:
- a CDS encoding HD-GYP domain-containing protein, translated as MSNPFLKKIEQLNKIGIALSAQSDTTALLGQILESAQELTAADGGTLYRVINGKLHFDVILNRTLNIKMGGNYTKGVPFGAIPLTNNDGSANCSAVAAYVGNRGETVNIEDVYCDDRFDFSGALKFDQNAHYRTQSMLAIPLKDFEDEVIGVLQLINAQDETGQVVPFSVESESLARSLASQASVALTNRRLIDEHKKLFESFSKMVADAIDKKSPYTGKHCERVPVLTMMLAEAAINAQDPIFKDFTMNEAERYELQTAAWLHDCGKLTTPEYIMDKSTKLETVFDRIELVKTRLNLKAFQEIVRKHGISETEIAQTQANYLSAYERLKQINTGGEFLNDEGIDFLKFIAGKNYTNLMGEKESLLTDDELTNLMIQRGTLNDEERDIMQDHAAMSIHMLNMLPFPKDLKRVAEFAGGHHERMDGKGYPNHLKREELSIPARMMGIADIFEALSAGDRPYKEAKKLSESLKILGFMKKDGHVDPDLFNLFVREKVYLRYAESYLKPEQIDEVDPAKIPGYEPLPEA; from the coding sequence ATGTCAAATCCATTTTTAAAGAAAATTGAACAGCTAAATAAAATTGGTATTGCTTTGTCGGCACAATCGGATACGACCGCTTTGTTGGGACAGATTTTAGAAAGTGCTCAAGAGCTGACGGCGGCAGACGGTGGCACGCTTTATCGAGTTATTAATGGTAAGTTGCACTTTGATGTTATTTTAAATCGTACACTTAATATCAAAATGGGCGGAAACTACACCAAAGGCGTGCCTTTTGGGGCGATACCTTTGACAAATAATGATGGGTCAGCCAATTGTTCTGCCGTGGCGGCTTATGTGGGTAACCGTGGTGAAACGGTGAATATTGAAGATGTCTATTGCGACGATCGATTTGATTTTAGTGGCGCCTTAAAGTTCGACCAAAATGCCCATTACCGAACCCAGTCGATGTTGGCGATTCCGCTAAAAGATTTTGAAGACGAAGTGATTGGCGTTTTGCAGCTGATTAATGCGCAAGATGAAACGGGTCAGGTCGTTCCTTTTTCGGTTGAGTCAGAAAGTTTGGCGCGCTCTTTAGCGTCCCAGGCATCGGTTGCGCTAACCAACCGCCGCCTGATAGACGAGCACAAAAAACTGTTTGAAAGCTTTTCAAAAATGGTCGCAGATGCCATCGATAAAAAATCACCTTATACCGGCAAACATTGTGAGCGCGTTCCCGTGTTGACGATGATGTTGGCTGAAGCCGCGATTAACGCTCAAGACCCTATTTTTAAAGATTTTACGATGAACGAAGCCGAGCGTTATGAATTACAAACGGCGGCTTGGTTACACGATTGTGGCAAGCTGACAACGCCTGAATACATTATGGATAAGTCGACCAAGTTAGAAACGGTATTTGACCGTATAGAGTTGGTGAAAACACGCTTAAATTTGAAGGCTTTTCAAGAGATTGTTAGAAAACACGGTATTTCAGAAACTGAAATTGCCCAAACTCAAGCGAATTACCTCAGTGCCTATGAGCGTTTAAAACAAATCAATACCGGTGGTGAGTTCTTAAATGATGAAGGCATTGATTTTTTAAAGTTTATTGCGGGTAAAAACTACACTAACTTGATGGGCGAAAAAGAAAGTTTGTTGACTGACGATGAGTTAACCAATTTAATGATTCAACGCGGTACGCTCAATGATGAAGAGCGCGATATTATGCAAGACCATGCTGCCATGTCGATTCATATGTTGAATATGTTACCGTTTCCGAAAGACTTAAAGCGCGTTGCTGAGTTTGCCGGTGGGCATCATGAACGCATGGATGGTAAGGGTTATCCCAATCATTTAAAACGAGAGGAATTGTCGATACCCGCCAGAATGATGGGGATTGCGGATATTTTTGAAGCCTTGTCAGCCGGTGACAGACCTTACAAAGAAGCCAAAAAACTCTCTGAAAGTTTGAAAATTTTAGGGTTTATGAAAAAAGATGGTCATGTTGACCCAGACTTATTTAATCTGT
- a CDS encoding 3',5'-cyclic-nucleotide phosphodiesterase, whose amino-acid sequence MQLTILGCSGGIAPGKGTTAFLINEDTLIDAGTGIERLSYEAMQKIRRIFLTHSHLDHISHLPFLLNNLIGLKLPAIDVYALPHTIDALKNHIFNNIIWPDFTQLPSKEEPCVHLHTLTLDRMMSFDNLSIQALPANHSVPTVGYWVGRSPNKGSFAFSGDCHHTQAFWTTLNQLPKVDDLIVDNQYLEKEAAISELAKHYYAAALSEDLVELNYHPRLFITHLPPHHEVEVFSECETVLKKWHPQRLMPGMIFEYHSN is encoded by the coding sequence ATGCAATTAACGATACTTGGCTGTAGCGGCGGAATCGCGCCTGGCAAAGGAACCACTGCCTTCCTCATCAATGAAGATACGCTAATTGACGCGGGCACAGGCATAGAGCGCCTAAGCTATGAAGCCATGCAAAAAATTCGTCGTATTTTCTTAACTCACAGCCATCTAGACCATATTTCACATTTACCGTTTTTGCTGAACAACCTGATAGGTTTAAAGCTGCCAGCCATCGATGTTTATGCTTTACCCCATACCATTGACGCCTTAAAAAATCATATTTTTAACAATATTATTTGGCCGGATTTCACCCAACTGCCCTCTAAAGAAGAGCCTTGTGTGCATTTACATACCTTGACGCTTGATCGGATGATGTCTTTTGACAACCTGAGTATTCAAGCCTTACCTGCCAACCACTCCGTTCCAACGGTGGGTTATTGGGTGGGTCGCTCACCAAACAAAGGCAGTTTTGCTTTCTCGGGCGACTGCCATCATACGCAAGCTTTTTGGACAACCTTAAATCAACTGCCTAAGGTTGATGATTTGATTGTAGACAACCAATACTTAGAAAAAGAAGCCGCCATCAGTGAACTGGCAAAACATTACTATGCCGCTGCGCTGAGTGAAGACCTGGTCGAACTCAACTATCACCCCAGATTATTCATCACCCATTTACCACCTCACCACGAAGTGGAAGTCTTTTCAGAATGCGAAACCGTACTCAAAAAATGGCACCCTCAAAGGCTGATGCCGGGTATGATATTCGAGTATCATTCAAACTAA